AAAAATGACCACACAACAAGATATAAAAACAAAAATCTTAACCACCCATCAATCCACATTATACATGCAAGATTATAAAATTCCATGTATGATAACAAAAGAAGATGATAATAATCTCCAAATAACATATCATGATCATAATACTGATAATATGAAAAAAATACCACTAAGTAAATTAAGAAAAAACAATTACTTCAAAGGAATTGAATACATAAATGATGGAATAATACATATAGAGGTAAAAATATGAGAATACTACTAGATGATATAGATGCACTAAGAATACCATTACAAAGTATACAGAAAAAAATAGATGAAATAGACATAACACTAACACCTGATGGATTAAGAATAAGTACTATTGATAGATCACATGTAATATTCTATGAATTAGAAATACCCGAAGTAGTATTTACACAGTATGAAGTACCATTCCCAGAAAATACAACAGAATACGTTCTAGGATTACCAACAAAAGAATTAATTACAATACTTGGAAAAGCAAAAAGAGAAGACACACTAGAAATAGTATTCAAAGAAAAACAAAACCAACTACAAATACAACTCCTTAACTACACAACAAATGTCCAGAAAAAATATTCAGTACAAGTAATGGACTTAGAATCACATATACCAACATATCCAACAATTCAACGTGAAGCAACAATGACACTTCCATCAAAGGAATTCAAACAATACATAGCAGATATATCAACAGGATCAACACAAAGAATACAGTTCCAGACAATAGATGACCAATTAATCCTTAAATCATTAAGTGAATTTGAAACTAATGAAATAATAATACCTCTTGAAGAAACACAACAACACGTATCAGCACGTTATACATATGACTATTTAGTAAGCATGGTACAAGCTACTGGGTATAGTGATGATATAATTGTTTGTTTTGGAAATGATATGCCACTAGAAATCGAATATGATCGACCTGCTTGTTTTGATAATCAACAAAGTTTATTTAAAATGATGCTTGCACCACGTATTGAAGAAGAATAAAATTTAAGAATAATTTGGTGGGAGTATGCCAATTATAGAAGTAACTGAAAATCATAAACAAACTATAACAAAAAGTGATATGAATGATTTAACAAAAACATTCAGAGATAGATATAC
The window above is part of the Methanosphaera cuniculi genome. Proteins encoded here:
- a CDS encoding beta clamp domain-containing protein, whose product is MRILLDDIDALRIPLQSIQKKIDEIDITLTPDGLRISTIDRSHVIFYELEIPEVVFTQYEVPFPENTTEYVLGLPTKELITILGKAKREDTLEIVFKEKQNQLQIQLLNYTTNVQKKYSVQVMDLESHIPTYPTIQREATMTLPSKEFKQYIADISTGSTQRIQFQTIDDQLILKSLSEFETNEIIIPLEETQQHVSARYTYDYLVSMVQATGYSDDIIVCFGNDMPLEIEYDRPACFDNQQSLFKMMLAPRIEEE